One genomic window of Paeniglutamicibacter sp. Y32M11 includes the following:
- a CDS encoding helix-turn-helix domain-containing protein encodes MNVIRLEPALAALEDPVAKARSLLPLHRSWLNTEAIPELVRSVVARSWSRQSSKNKPTGPLSTADVMSRRDRASVLAAMVPMLEDRLLQLAADAGNELVISDDEGYVLWVSGPSQIRRRSEDIGFAVGARWREKDVGTNGLGAAMAEGTPVQIFGPEHAREEQHTWVCTSAPILQASTGAALGVITLSGSYRTAHPHTLALVSSTAREAASILAAQHHQELHQLTITTRMPTTRFVLIDAHGWVAHAEGFGVSPRIRIPASLRAGGTWLPELGAVVVEPVAGGWLLHGTSSSTGASLELVTSAHPMAVITQGGKLTEIRLGERHMEILELLIVHPEGMDAQTLMAHLPGYSTTVSVRAELSRLRAKLGVAIESRPYRLTLPATVRR; translated from the coding sequence TTGAATGTAATCCGCTTGGAGCCAGCCCTGGCCGCTCTGGAGGACCCCGTGGCCAAGGCCCGTTCGCTTCTGCCCTTGCATCGTTCGTGGCTAAACACCGAAGCCATCCCGGAGCTGGTGCGCTCGGTGGTCGCCCGTTCCTGGTCTCGGCAGTCGTCGAAGAATAAACCCACCGGCCCGCTGAGTACCGCCGATGTCATGTCACGACGCGATCGCGCCTCGGTCCTAGCGGCGATGGTCCCCATGTTGGAAGACAGGCTTCTTCAATTGGCCGCCGATGCGGGAAATGAATTGGTGATCAGCGACGATGAGGGATACGTACTGTGGGTTTCTGGTCCTTCGCAGATTCGCCGACGCAGCGAGGATATCGGTTTTGCCGTTGGCGCGCGCTGGCGTGAAAAAGATGTGGGCACCAATGGGCTGGGCGCCGCGATGGCCGAAGGCACACCGGTGCAGATCTTTGGCCCGGAGCATGCACGCGAAGAACAACACACCTGGGTATGTACCAGCGCACCGATTCTTCAGGCGAGCACCGGTGCGGCGTTGGGGGTCATCACGCTCTCAGGTTCGTATCGCACCGCCCATCCACATACTTTGGCACTGGTCAGTTCGACTGCGCGCGAAGCAGCAAGCATCCTGGCAGCACAACATCATCAAGAATTACACCAACTCACCATCACCACACGAATGCCCACCACCCGCTTCGTGCTGATTGATGCCCACGGCTGGGTTGCCCACGCCGAAGGTTTTGGTGTGAGCCCGCGTATCAGGATTCCTGCATCTCTTCGGGCTGGCGGAACATGGTTACCTGAGCTCGGCGCAGTAGTGGTCGAACCCGTTGCCGGCGGCTGGCTGTTGCATGGAACCAGTTCCAGCACCGGGGCGAGCCTTGAACTCGTCACGTCCGCCCATCCCATGGCCGTAATTACCCAGGGTGGGAAGCTCACCGAGATTCGACTCGGGGAACGTCATATGGAAATTCTCGAGTTGCTGATTGTTCATCCCGAGGGCATGGATGCCCAGACCTTGATGGCCCATTTACCCGGGTACTCAACTACCGTTTCGGTGCGAGCAGAACTGTCCCGGCTGCGCGCCAAGCTCGGTGTCGCCATTGAATCTC
- a CDS encoding exo-alpha-sialidase, whose product MVLATRGTGGYRQYRIPALAISTTGTVLAAYDGRPNLDDLPNTIDLLIRRSLDNGRSWEPQANIRSGSGLQGFGDPSLLVDKLTSRIFCFHAAGTHAGFFEAIEGLEPEDSVQHVDLSHSDDDGLTWTHRRITAQLKSEGITGLFAAAGTGIQLEFGPYAGRLVQQMVLLAHGEIRAASAYSDDHGESWTLGELTAVEANENKVVEISGGRVLLNSRAKGMRLQVVSTDGGHSYGPLRPVPSLPDPSDNGSILATGMGKERALLMTNNRDTELRRNTVLSLSTDEGYSWRPVATICAGSSAYSSGAILADGSLGVLYERNGYSEIVFARLDPQGLSARALESAAAAYRDNDGGSFAMVLRSITPGRPETWVNVGDTHVISASAGTWGVHTWKEIGQGYGDGEQELGTREAQDVNYGTPAPGLRAGDILAFTGRFRNQGKAPIRVKLAGNFDGDITKAFPPVDLASGAETLYFTPTYTVTAPDVALGRAIVECAVVSGSDRWERTFLADTATGLVSEMVKQ is encoded by the coding sequence ATGGTACTCGCCACACGAGGAACCGGAGGTTATCGCCAATATCGAATACCGGCACTTGCCATTTCCACCACCGGAACCGTGCTTGCTGCCTACGACGGGCGACCCAACCTTGATGACCTACCCAACACCATTGATCTTTTGATCAGGCGCAGTCTTGATAATGGGCGCAGTTGGGAACCTCAGGCCAATATCCGTTCAGGGTCTGGACTCCAAGGCTTCGGCGATCCGAGTCTCTTGGTAGACAAGCTAACCTCCAGAATTTTCTGTTTTCACGCAGCCGGAACCCACGCCGGTTTCTTCGAGGCCATCGAAGGGCTTGAACCCGAGGATTCCGTTCAACATGTGGATCTCTCGCATTCGGATGATGACGGTTTGACCTGGACCCATCGGCGGATTACCGCGCAGCTCAAGTCCGAGGGGATTACCGGTCTCTTTGCCGCTGCCGGAACTGGCATTCAGCTAGAATTCGGGCCATACGCCGGGCGCCTCGTTCAGCAAATGGTGCTTTTGGCGCACGGTGAGATCCGGGCCGCTTCAGCCTATTCGGATGATCACGGTGAATCGTGGACTTTGGGTGAACTCACCGCGGTAGAAGCCAACGAAAACAAGGTCGTAGAAATCAGCGGCGGAAGGGTACTGCTGAACTCGCGCGCAAAGGGCATGCGGCTTCAGGTCGTCTCGACGGATGGTGGCCACAGTTATGGGCCGCTTCGACCGGTGCCCTCGCTGCCCGATCCGAGCGACAACGGCAGTATCCTGGCGACAGGCATGGGAAAAGAGCGCGCCCTCCTGATGACCAATAACCGCGACACCGAGCTGCGCCGGAACACGGTACTCAGTCTCTCCACCGACGAAGGGTACAGCTGGCGGCCCGTAGCTACGATTTGCGCGGGCAGCAGCGCCTATTCAAGCGGAGCCATACTTGCCGATGGTTCCTTGGGTGTGCTCTATGAACGCAATGGGTACTCGGAGATCGTTTTTGCGAGACTCGACCCCCAGGGATTGTCAGCGCGGGCACTGGAGTCAGCGGCGGCTGCATATCGGGACAACGACGGCGGAAGCTTCGCCATGGTGTTGCGCTCGATCACCCCGGGACGACCCGAAACATGGGTCAACGTGGGTGACACCCACGTCATTTCCGCCTCAGCCGGAACTTGGGGCGTGCACACCTGGAAGGAAATTGGCCAGGGATACGGTGACGGTGAACAAGAGCTGGGCACACGCGAAGCTCAAGACGTCAACTATGGAACGCCAGCCCCGGGGCTCCGGGCAGGAGACATTCTGGCCTTCACCGGACGATTCAGGAACCAAGGGAAGGCACCGATAAGGGTGAAGCTGGCGGGCAACTTCGACGGCGACATCACCAAGGCATTCCCTCCGGTCGACCTTGCGTCCGGAGCCGAAACCCTGTATTTCACTCCTACCTATACGGTAACCGCCCCTGACGTCGCACTCGGCAGGGCCATCGTAGAGTGTGCGGTAGTTTCGGGATCAGATCGATGGGAACGAACCTTTCTTGCCGACACCGCCACCGGGCTCGTGAGCGAGATGGTAAAGCAATAG
- a CDS encoding histidine phosphatase family protein, which produces MKIGFIRHGQTNWNAQDFLQGSTDIPLNNVGRQQARDAVAILGATTWDAIVSSPLSRARETAQILADGLGIELGRTYDELIERDYGQAEGMRLEESEKLWPNKTGGGIETLDSTVARGQAAIAKIAADFPGKNVAVVCHGTIIRYTLSALAGYTFDTIFNASVSLIDNNEGSWKVRSVNGEVIETEVAL; this is translated from the coding sequence ATGAAAATCGGATTTATTCGTCATGGACAGACCAACTGGAACGCGCAGGACTTCCTGCAGGGCTCAACCGACATTCCACTGAACAACGTGGGCCGACAGCAAGCTCGCGATGCGGTCGCGATCTTGGGTGCAACAACTTGGGATGCCATTGTTAGTTCACCGCTATCACGGGCACGAGAGACGGCGCAGATTCTTGCCGACGGTTTGGGCATTGAGCTGGGCCGTACCTACGACGAGCTGATAGAACGCGATTACGGCCAGGCTGAAGGCATGCGACTGGAAGAGTCGGAGAAGCTTTGGCCCAACAAGACTGGCGGGGGCATCGAGACTCTGGACTCCACGGTGGCGCGCGGGCAAGCAGCTATCGCCAAGATTGCCGCGGATTTCCCGGGCAAGAATGTTGCCGTCGTGTGCCACGGAACCATCATCCGCTACACGTTGTCGGCGCTCGCCGGATACACGTTCGACACCATCTTTAACGCCTCGGTGTCGCTGATCGACAATAACGAAGGTAGCTGGAAGGTACGTAGCGTCAACGGTGAAGTTATCGAGACCGAGGTAGCCCTGTAG